A single genomic interval of Candidatus Baltobacteraceae bacterium harbors:
- a CDS encoding type II toxin-antitoxin system VapC family toxin, which yields MAEKTKGLIDTSVLIDLDRRGADELPDEMTIAAISLAELTAGPHATSDPIERARRQARLQQLEATFDPLPFDASTARAYGQVYAAVSAAGRKARGGGAVDLLIAATALAARLPLYTRNPSDFDGLRELIEIVAVR from the coding sequence GTGGCTGAAAAAACCAAGGGGCTCATCGACACCTCGGTTCTCATCGACCTCGATCGACGTGGCGCCGACGAATTGCCCGATGAAATGACTATTGCGGCCATAAGCTTGGCCGAACTCACGGCAGGTCCGCATGCCACCAGCGACCCGATCGAACGGGCTCGTCGCCAAGCACGCCTTCAGCAACTTGAGGCTACGTTCGATCCGTTGCCGTTCGATGCAAGCACGGCCAGAGCGTATGGGCAAGTGTATGCCGCCGTGAGTGCTGCGGGCCGGAAAGCTCGCGGTGGAGGTGCGGTCGATTTGCTCATTGCAGCAACTGCTCTCGCAGCGCGATTACCGCTTTATACGCGCAACCCGTCCGACTTCGACGGTCTTCGCGAGCTAATCGAGATCGTCGCCGTCCGCTAG
- the msrA gene encoding peptide-methionine (S)-S-oxide reductase MsrA: MTQPAIAAFAAGCFWGIEAAFNQIPGVLGAVSGYTGGQAANPTYRQVCSGRTGHAEAVEVTFDPSVVTYEQLLATFWNLHDPTTRDRQGPDVGSQYRSAIFTHGPEQAAAAQASLERERAKYERPIVTQIVEAPTFYPAEDYHQRYFEKNGVACHIN; this comes from the coding sequence ATGACTCAACCCGCGATTGCCGCGTTTGCCGCCGGTTGCTTCTGGGGAATCGAAGCGGCCTTCAATCAGATCCCCGGCGTGCTCGGCGCCGTCTCCGGATATACGGGCGGCCAAGCCGCCAACCCGACCTACCGTCAGGTTTGTAGCGGACGGACCGGCCATGCCGAGGCGGTCGAAGTAACGTTCGATCCCAGCGTCGTTACGTACGAACAGCTGCTCGCCACGTTTTGGAACCTGCACGATCCAACGACTCGCGACCGCCAAGGCCCCGATGTCGGCTCGCAGTATCGCTCGGCGATCTTCACGCACGGGCCGGAACAGGCGGCCGCCGCGCAAGCATCGCTCGAACGCGAACGCGCGAAATACGAGCGGCCGATCGTGACGCAGATCGTCGAAGCGCCGACGTTCTATCCGGCGGAAGACTACCATCAGCGCTACTTCGAAAAGAACGGTGTTGCGTGCCACATCAACTAA
- the msrB gene encoding peptide-methionine (R)-S-oxide reductase MsrB: MPHQLTRRGLLIGGAAAVSALAYRALVPPALAAMPGGGYAVTHTDAQWRKLLGPDRYAILRENGTEPANSSALNAEHRAGTYACAGCNLAAFSSATKFDAGEGWPSFYKPLPNAVRTRADYEIGIPRTEIHCRRCGSHLGHVFNDGPPPTGLRYCIDGLALHFTPDRAPG; encoded by the coding sequence GTGCCACATCAACTAACGCGCCGCGGACTGCTCATCGGCGGCGCGGCGGCCGTAAGCGCGCTCGCCTATCGCGCGCTCGTTCCGCCGGCACTGGCCGCGATGCCGGGCGGCGGATACGCCGTGACGCACACCGATGCGCAGTGGCGTAAATTGCTCGGTCCGGATCGTTACGCAATACTGCGCGAGAACGGCACCGAGCCCGCCAACTCGAGCGCGCTCAACGCGGAGCATCGCGCCGGCACGTATGCATGTGCGGGCTGCAATCTGGCGGCATTCTCGTCGGCAACGAAGTTCGATGCAGGCGAAGGCTGGCCGAGTTTTTACAAACCGCTCCCCAATGCCGTACGCACGCGCGCCGACTACGAAATCGGCATCCCCCGCACCGAGATTCATTGCCGCCGGTGCGGCTCGCACCTCGGCCACGTCTTCAACGACGGGCCGCCGCCAACCGGCCTACGCTACTGCATCGACGGACTCGCGCTGCATTTCACGCCGGATCGCGCACCCGGCTAG